The Blautia pseudococcoides genome segment GCTGTGTATTTTGTCGTTGGCGTTTTTCATGGAGCGCCGCACCTGGCGGAGTCCCGGACTTGCGTCGTCGGCGATCTCCTCCTCGGAGAGGATACAGCGCCTTATCTCTGCAGACAGGGGAGTCAGGGGCTGAAGTACCTCAAACATGCTGTCCAGGGAGTCTGTGCGGTCATCCTCGTTTTCCTTTCTGGAGTATGCTTTTGCCCGGTTTGTATTTTCCAGCAGGGAGCAGACAGCCAGCAGTTCGCCGGCGCCCAGGGTACTTCCCACTTCCAGGCGCTTTAAGGAGCCGCGGACATCCTTTACCCCGCCGAAAGACAGGCTGCCTTTCTGATAGACCCGGGCCAGGGCATCTGCAGTTTCCTGCTGCATCACTTCTATTTTTCCGATTTCATCCAGCGGAGCCAATTCCCGGCACAGGGCCTTTCCCATGGAACATGTGGCAAAGCTCTCCAGTTGTTCTATGATTTTGTGATACTCAAGAGTTTTTAATGCTTTTTCATTCATAAATTTCACCTTTTTTAGTATATCATTGATATGTCCGGTTCTGTGATGGCATACTATGGCCATGATACAGATATTCTTATTCTAACGCAAAATTGCTGGAAAGGAAAGGTGCATTTTATGAGTAGGAGAAATAATTTTCTCCTTCTTCACAAATTGTTCATATCTGTCTGATAAAATAATTAAAAGTTATTGCATCTTTTACAGAGCGGCAGGAGATGTGTTATGGATGATGAAAAAAAAGAAGATTTAAGGCACGGGGATGAAAAGCAGGAACAGGACAGTATAACAGATAATTATGAGTTTCTGAAAGAGACAATCAAAGAGCGCCCTATTGATAAAAAAAAGCTGGCCAGGCACGCCGGCTTTCTTGCAGCCGGAGGGGTTCTTTTTGGCCTTGCGGCGGCGCTGACATTTGCCTATGTGGAACCTAAAATAGAGAAAAACATGCAGCGCAAAGAGGTTCCTTATGTAAATATTCCGGGGGACGAAGAGCCCGGGACCCAGGAGGAAACGTCTTCTGAGGACAACGGGCAGGCGGAGCAGCAGACGGGAGACAATACAGGGGAGGACAGTCAGGCAGCCCAGGCGGAGTCCAGGGAGATGACCCTGGATGATTACGAGAACATGTATACAGAGATCCTGAAACAGGCGGAAGAGCCTAAGAAAGCCATGGTGACGGTGATTGGCAGCAAAAAGGACGAGGACTGGTTTCAGACGCCTTATGAGAACCAGATATCAGGTCTGATCGTGGCGGATAACGGGCAGGAGATGTTTATACTCACAGAATACAGGATCGTGGAGAATGTGGACCGGATCCAAGTGGTATTTTGTGACGGAAGCATGGTGGATGCCAGATTCCAGAAAGCGGATAAAAATACAGGTTTCACCATCCTGAAGGTTCCTGTGTCCGATATCCCGGCGGAGACAAAGGAAAGGATCATAACCGCACCTCTCGGAAATTCCTACGGATTAAATCAGGGGGAACCTGTTATTGCAATTGGAAGCCCGATGGGGTATAGTGATTCTATAGCTTATGGGGTGGTGACTTCCACCGCCAATTCTGTGTCAAAAGTGGACGCGGAGTACGGTATCCTCACAACGGATATTGTGGGGAGCGGAGACGGAAGCGGTATTCTGGTGAATCTGAAGGGAGAGGTTGTGGGTGTCATAGCCCAGTCCTTTGCCAAGGCGGACACAAAAAATATCATTACCGGTTTGTCCATTTCCCAGACGAAGGATCTGATCGAAAATCTGTCCAACAATAAGGATATTATCTATATGGGCGTCACGGGCCAGACCATCACCACAGAGATCTCTGAGAAAAAAGGCATTCCCAAAGGCGTTTTTGTGGAAGGCGTGGAGGTGGATTCACCGGCAATGCAGGCGGATATCCGGAATGCGGATGTGATCGTGGAGGTCAACAAAGAAAAGGTGGAGACAGTCAAAGGCTATCAGCAGCAGCTTAAATCCTGCAAAGCCGGTTCTGTCATAGAAGTCAAGGCAATGCGCCAGGGAACAGAAGGCTATGTGGAGGTCACTTTTGAAGTGACTCTGGGGGCATTATAAAAAGAAAGGATTCTGTGTGAAACAGACACACAGAACCGGCGGCGGAGTGCATTTGACCGCGCCGGTGGTTGAAATATGAGATTTATCAATGAACTGCACGAAGGCGAAAAGTTAGCGGGGATTTATCTGTGCAAACACAAGCAGCCGGCAGTCACAAAAAACGGAAAACCCTACGAAAATGTGATTTTACAGGACAAGACAGGCACCATTGATGCTAAAATATGGGATCCTAATTCTCTTGGGATTGATGATTTCGGTACATTGGACTATGTGGATGTTGTTGGTGATGTTACCAGCTTCCAGGGCGCTCTGCAGGTGAGCATCAAACGTGCCCGCAAAGCATCGGAGGGAGAGTATGAACCGGGAAATTATCTTCCGGTCAGCGACAAAAGTGTGGAGGCCATGTATGGGGAACTCCTGAATTTTGTAAGCAAAGTGAAGAATATCTATCTCTCCCGTCTTCTGCACAGCTTTTTTGCCGAGGATGAGGCCTTTATCAAGTTATTTAAGGGGAACTCCGCCGCGAAGACTGTGCATCATGGATTTATCGGAGGACTTTTGGAGCACACGCTGAGTGTAGTGAAGCTCTGCAGTTATTACTGCAGTACATATCCGATTCTGAAGGAGGACCTGCTGATCGCAGCGGCAATGCTCCATGATATCGGCAAGACAAAAGAACTCAGCCCGTTTCCTATGAACGATTATACGGATGACGGACAGCTTTTGGGACATATTATGATGGGGGCGGAAATGATCCATGATAAAGCCCGCGAAATCCCGGGATTTCCGGAAAAACTGGAAAGTGAGCTGAAGCATTGTATACTGGCCCACCACGGAGAGCTGGAATACGGGTCACCCAAGAAGCCTGCCCTTGCTGAGGCCATGGCGTTGAATCTTGCGGACAATACGGATGCCAAGATGGAGACCCTGACGGAAATCTTCCGCGCAGCAGGAGATAGTAAGGAATGGCTGGGTTATAATCGGCTGTTTGAGTCAAATTTGAGAAAGACCGGATGTGAAGAGTAAGGGGAAGAGAATATTTTCTGACCTCGCGAGGCAGCCGGGCAGACTGTAACTATCTGCCCGGCAATCATTATAAGGGGAGCGGCAGAATGCCATTAGGCAGAAGCCACTCCCTTTTTGGGCCGGAGTGGGTTTGAAAATTGTTTTTGGCAAGAGGTGCGTTACACTATGTCGGAATAAAGATTCAGACATGCTTTGATACAGGCAGTGGAATGTATCCGGATGGAAGGAAGCAGAGATGGAATTTAAGAAGAATGATATTGTCACAGTAAAAATAGAAGATATGAGCCATGACGGTTCCGGAATCGGTAAAGCGGACGGGTATACGCTTTTTATTAAAGATGCGGTGATTGGGGATGAAGTGGAAGCAAAGATCATGAAGACAAAAAAGAATTATGGATTTGCCCGTCTCATGAATGTACTTGTCCCGTCCCCTGACCGGACAGAACCCAAATGTCCAAAGGCCAGAGCGTGCGGCGGATGCCAGCTTCAGTTTCTCAGCTATGAAAAACAGCTGGAGTTCAAGAAAAACAAGGTAGACGGAAATCTTCGCCATATCGGGGGATTTCAGGATTTTGCCATTGAAAAAGTAATGGGTATGGACGAGCCGTGGCGTTACAGAAATAAGGCGCAGTTTCCCTTTGGGAAAGATAAGGACGGTAAGATCGTCACAGGGTTTTATGCCGGCAGGACCCATGCCATTATTCCAAACAGGAATTGTTATCTGGGGGTAAAAGAAAATGAGGAGATACTGAATCGTATCATTGCATATATGGAAGAAAACCACGTGGAGCCGTACAATGAGGAGACAGGGAAAGGCCTTGTCCGTCATGCGCTGATCCGTTATGGTTTTACTACAAAAGAAATTATGGTATGTCTGATCATCAATGGGGAGCGCCTTCCGAAAAAGGAGCGGTTGGTCGAAAAGCTTACACAGGTTCAGGGGATGACAAGTATTACGGCGAATGTGAATAAAAAGCGGAGCAATGTGATCTTAGGGGATAAGATCATTCCGCTGTGGGGGCAGAAATATATCACGGATTATATCGGTAATGTAAAATATCAGATTTCCCCCCTTTCTTTTTACCAGGTCAATCCCGTGCAGACTGTGAAACTGTATGAGACGGCACTGGAATATGCAGGCCTTACGGGGAAAGAGACAGTTTGGGATCTGTACTGCGGTATTGGAACCATCTCTTTGTTTTTGGCGCAGAGAGCAAAGCAGGTGAATGGCGTTGAGATAGTACCTGCTGCTATAGAGGATGCCAAGAAGAATGCAGAGCTGAATGGGATAGAGAATGCGGCGTTTTATGTGGGCAAGGCAGAGGAAGTCCTGCCAAAGAAGTACAAAGAAGAAGGAATCTATGCCGATGTGATTGTGGTTGACCCACCCAGAAAAGGGTGCGATGAGGAACTGCTGTCAACTATGCTGGACATGAAACCGGAGAGGATCGTGTATGTGAGCTGCGATTCCTCTACACTGGCAAGGGATTTGAAGATCTTGTGCGGTGAGGGGTATGCGTTGGAGAGGGTGGCAGTTTGTGATATGTTTCCGGCTGGGGTGCATGTGGAAACCGCCGTGTTGCTGGTGCGGAAACCTTGATTCTAGGCGGGTTTGCGGGAGTATTTGGGGAAAATGGAGTTGTGTTTTTAAAGGAATAGAGATGGATAAGTTTCCATCTGGGTGGGGACGGGGATAACGCCGGATAGTTTGAAAATGAGGGTTTTGTCGGGTAAAAGATACAATCCGGCAAAACTCTTACTATTTGGCAAAAGTGGATACTATCCGGCAAAAGATATATTTCGTGGCAAAAATGAAAAATACTGAAACATTCTTCTGCTCATGTTATACTTATGGAATTAAATCGTAAAGAAATCAATTTAAGATGCCAGATTTTTAACAAAAGACAGGGGGCTTTAGGGATGAAAGTAAAATTAGGCGTCATTTTGGATGCGATTGAGATGGCTGATGATAACTATACATATTTTTTGGATTTAGAAACAGGAGAAAGTGTGTTCCTTGCAGATGAACTGATTACTGGTTTGGATAATGAGGGGTTGGAAGATGAAATTGAAGAAAACCCGGAACGCTATTTAAGGCTTCCTACGAAATTTGAGATTCACGAATACCATATCATGGAAGAATTTATCTGGACTTTAAAAGGTGAAAAGGCAGATAAACTGGAATGTGCCATACGAGGGCGTGGAGCGTTCAGGAGATTTAAGGATATGGTAGACAGAATGGGGATTTCACAGCAGTGGTATGATTTTCAGGCAGAGTATTACAGGAAACTGGCAACCCAGTGGTGTCGGGAGCAGGGGCTGGAGTATGAGGAGGAGAGCCTGTGAAGATTAGGTTTGCGGAAAAATCAGACATTGAAATTCTTTCTACATATGATAAACACATCAGGATAACGGAACTGGAATCTTCCGTATCGCTTGGTCGGGTAATCGTAGCAGAAGATAACGAAACACTTATAGGCTGGTTGCGATGGAATCTGTTCTGGGATAACACGCCGTTTATGAATATGCTGTTTATACTTGACCAGCATCGTAGTTGTGGCTATGGAAGAAAAATGGTTGCTTATTGGGAAAACAAATGAAGACTAAGGGGTATGATTTAGTCATGACATCTTCTTTGTCGAATGAAGCGGCACAGCATTTTTATCGTAAATTGAACTATATGGATTCAGGTGCAATCCTGTTGCCCGAAGAACCCCTGGAAATAATTTTTTAAAGAAGCTATAGGTTGAAGTTATTATTTTTATTCAAGATATGGAAGGCAGGTAGACCCATGATAAGGTATGTAACAAAGAACGATGAAGGTCAAATACTGTCCATGATGGAACTGGTAAAAGATGATTTTGCCGGGTATAAAGAAAAGGAATTTTTAGAAGCAGTATACAATGCTATCAGCAATGATGAAGCAATTATGGAAGAAAAAGACGGGAGAATAGCGGGATTGCTTATGTGCTCAAAGAAAGAAAAAGAGCTTTCTTTTCTTGCCGTACACCCTGAGTATCGAAAGAACAGTATTGCGAAAAGATTGATTGAGAAAATGACAGAGTGGTTTGCTGTGGGAGATATTATTTCTGTAGTTACATTTCGGGAGGGCGACCCGAAAGGGATACCTGCCAGAGCCTGTTATCATTCTTGTGGATTTGTGGATGATGAAAAATTGACTGTATTTGATTATCCTTGCCAGAAAATGATTCTCAAGATTTGCCATTAAAGTGATGGAGGAAGTTTATTTTGAAGGATTTTATAAGAGATAACCTCTGCTTCTCCCTTTGCGGCTTGAACTGCGGATTGTGTCCTATGAAGCTGGACGTACATTGTCCGGGCTGCGGAGGCGGAGAGGGAAACCAGTCCTGTAAAATAGCCAGGTGTAGTATCCAACATGGTAAGATAGAATACTGCAGTCAATGTCATGAGTTTCCGTGTGATAAATATGGGAGGGCAGATGAGTATGATATTTTTATCACACACAGGAATTGGAAGCAGGATTTTGAAAAAATGAAGGTTATGGGTATAGAAGCCTATAATTCCGATCAACTGCAGAAGCTGGAAATATGGAAGCTTCTGTTGGAAGGCTATAATGATGGCAGAAGAAAAAGCTTCTTTTGTCTGGCGGTCAATCTCCTGGATTTAGAAGATTTGAAAACTGTGGTAGGGCATCTTGTGGAAGAAAAACAGTTGGAAAGTTTTACGCTGAAAGAAAAGTCAGCTTTTGCGGTAAAGCAACTCCAGTCCATAGCAGAGCAGCGGGGCGTAGTGCTAAAATGGAATAAGAAACCCTCAAAAACGAAGAAATGACTCTTGTAAAATGCTGGTCTATCATTTAAACTATTCTTATCTGACATCACAGTTCTTAAATCACATTGTTCGGGAGCTCCCCGGTATATTTCATCCATACAAAACGCAAAGGAGAAATTAGTATGACATTTGGATTTATTGATTTTGCAAAAGAGGTATTAGAGGCTTCGGACAGGCCATTATCCTTAGAGGAGATGTGGGCGGCGGGATGTAAACGGGGGCTTGACGGGAAGCTGGGTTCCTCCGGAAAGACACCTGTCCGCACTGTGAAGGGAGATTATTTGCTATGATTGCGTTCTACAAGTTATGGGATAAAATGAACCGAATGGGTATTCGCAAGAAAGATTTAAAAGATAAAAAAATCATAAGTGCAGCCACAATCAATAAAATGAACAATAATGAAATTGTCACCACAGAAACATTAGATAAGCTCTGTGAATATCTCAAGTGTCAGCCAGATGAAATTCTGGAATACATTCCAAATACCCCAGCAGAGGAAACTTCACCTAATGAAGAATAGGCACAGCCAAATCACGGCTGCGCCTTACCATAAAGTGTCAAATCTTCTTTATAGCCCTCAAATACATCAACCCGTGTAATATCGTATAAAATACCTTTATACCTTATAACTTGGGTTGTCTTTATGTCTGTCCGGTAACTAATTTGAAACAGTACGTTTTCATTTGTTTTAGTGGAAATTCCCGTCACAACTTCCTGCCCGGACAGTTGACGGAAATAAGCCCATACAACGGCAACGGGCACAAGAGTTTTAATCATGTTTCCTTTTTGTCTTTCGTATATTGGTACTCACAGATTTCTATTTTCTTATCTTTTAATTTCATCATATCGCCCCCGTATATTCGCTGTAATGCTCATAAAGTCCAACGTAACAATCAAGCAGTGCCGCCGCACCGTCAATGCGCTGTTTTGGTGACTGATTTTTTACAGGTACAATATTTCCGTTCCGGTCAGTCTGTACGCCTGTATTCGTCAAGCACCATTTCAAAATAGGATTATTATTATAATTGACTTTGTGCGCTTTTAGGTCTGCGCCTAACATCTGCATAGGCAGAGAAAGCGTTTTTGCGCCCTGTATACAGCGCACCATGTTAAAACCCTGCATTTGCATTTCTTCCACAAAATAACGGGCACTGTAGCTGTCATAATAAATCCACGCCGGAAAAAGTTCATACTGCTGAACCATTTCAACAAACCATGCGGTAACATCCCCATAGTTAATAGAATTACCGTTGCACAGTCGCAACAAGCCCCGCTCAAACCATTTATCATAGGGTGTTTTATCTTGTTGTACACGCTCCTGTAAGTTATCAGAGGGCAGCCAGTACATTTGCCGGATATATTTCTTGTCACTGTTCCGGTGCATGAACAGCAGGCTTGCACAAGTCAAATCGGTTGTAATGGACAGGTCAGCACCGCCGATACAGTATGCTCCTTTAAAATCAGCCAGGTCAAAGCATTCCGTATTGTTGATAGCGTCAAAAGACAGCCATGCCGTTTTACCGTTTCCCGAATATTAAATTCCTTGCACAGAACCCCGCTTAATTCGTTCGGATTCTGCTTTGCCCGTTCAACCTTGATTTGCAGGTCATCCAGTTTTTTAATACGCCCTAATGACGGATTGGCTTTATACCATGCGGCGGGATCCGTCCACTCATCCCGCTTGTCAAGTTCATATAGAACGGGCAAAAAGGTATCGTCAGATATAACGCCGTCTGCAACACCGCAAGCGTGGTTCACAGGACGAGAGTCGGAATATTTCAGAAAACAGCACCTGGGGGATCCGCAAGCGGTTTGAGATTGGGCAGCATAAGATGAGTACCAAGAGGTTCCTTGGTTATGATGCAGATGAGAATGGAAAACTGGTTGTAAATAAACAGCAGGCGAAGATTGTGAAGCGGATTTTTATGGAGTTCCTCTGGGGGAAGACTACCGATTATATTAAACGAATTTTGGGGAGGGAGGGTGTGATAAATTGGGATGGCGGAACAAAATGGCAGTCCACGACAATTGGCAGTATGCTGGAGAATGAAAAGTATAAAGGGGACACGCTCTTGCAGAAAAGCTACACGGTGGACTTTCTGACGAAGAAGCGGGTGCAGAATGAGGGGGAAATCCAGCAGTATTATATTGAGGATGACCATGAGGCGATTATTGATCCTTGGATTTGGGAATGTGTGCAGTTGGAGATGAAGAGAAGGGAGCGGTATCTGGAGGAGCATAATATTACTCGATTTTCCCAAAATACGGAGGCGAATCCACTTTCCAGCAAGATTATCTGTGGGGAATGTAACAGGGCTTTTGCGAGGAAGGGATGGCGGACGCCAAGCGGAGACCGGAAAGTGTGGCAGTGCAGTGAACGGTATAAGGTGAAAGGTGTGCTGGGATGTGGAAATCGGCATATTTATGAGGAAACATTGATTGAGATTTACCTGATTGCTTGGAACAGACTGTTGGAGTGTAGGGATATGCTGGTGTCGGATTGGAAGGAGAAGATTTGCTGGCAAGATTTCGGGCGATGGATTTTATGGAGATTACTAAGGATACACAGCCGATAAAGGAGCTGGATATTGATTTGATGCTTCGGACGGTGGATTATATTAAGGTGTATGAGAATGGAACGGTTGTGACAGTGTTCTTGGATGGGACGGAAATTGAATGAGAAAGTAACTAATAGTTATTTTGTTATTTAAATATTGAAAATGGACAACACATACATTTTATATCTGTTTAAAAAGTTAATGTATTTGTGGAATAATCCACAAATAAAAAGAAGTTTTAAAATAGGCACGAACAAGTTGATATATCCACTTAATTATGCTAAAATTAAAACGAGGTGAATTTCACATGAAATATTATGAACAGTTAATGGAACAGAGAGTTTTTGACTATAAGGATTTATCGGAAATTATAAGCGAGAATCAAAATACTATATCTTCATTGCTAAGGGATTACATTCGCAAGCACTATATTGAACAGATTAGAAAAGGACTTTACGTTGTGGTTAGCATGGAAACAGGTGCTCCGGCAGCAAATAGGTTTGAGATAGGAAGTCATATTTTAGAAGGTGGGTATATTTCCCACCATAGTGCGTTTGAGTATTTTGGACTTACAAATCAAATGATGTTTACTGTACAGGTGTCTGGAAAAGGGCGTTTTCGACCATTTTCTTTTGATGGATATGAATATCAGTCTTTTCGTGAGCGGATTAAAGAGGGAGTTCTTCAGAAAGAAAATGGAATTAGAGTGACTGATGTGGAGCGAACGGTATTAGATTCTATCAATGATTTAGAAAAGGTTGGGGGCCTGGCAGAATTGTGCCAATGCCTACAGATGATACCGTTTCTTGATGAGGAAAAGTTGTTGTGGTATATGGAACAATATGGGAAACAGTTTTTGTATCAGAAAGCAGGGTTTCTATTGGAGCACTTAAAGACCGATTTAAAGCTATCGGATTGCTTTTTTAATAAATGCCGTGAATACATGGGAAAGAGCAAACGTTATTTTTCAGATACAATGGATCGTAAAGTGCTCAGGTATTCCCCTTCTTGGCAGCTATATGTTCCCAAGGACTTTATGCGTATGGCAGAATTGGAGGAATAAATTGCAACTAACGAGAAAAGAATTAAACAAAATTGCAAGGGAACAGGGTTTTGTCCGTGATACCTTAGAGAAGGTATACCGATTGCAGGATATTCTTGTATTTATGAATTCACATCCTCTTATGAAAGAACGTTTGGCATTAAAAGGAGGCACAGCAATCAACCTGACTGTGTTTAACTTGCCAAGGTTGTCAGTGGATATTGATTTAGATTATTCTGTAGACATAGACAGGGAAGGGATGCTTGAAGAGAGAAAAATAATCGCACAAGACTTAGAAAAATATATGTTTTCACAGAGATATGAACAAAGTCCTAAATCAAAGAGCAGACATTCTCTAGAAAGTTATATTTATGTATACACAAATACAGCCGGAGTTCGTGATAACATAAAGATAGAAATAAATTATTCTATGAGGACTCATGTCTTGCCGTTGGTACAAAGGGAAGTTGTTACGAATGGAATTTTAGAAAAAAACAGAATTCTAGCAGTTGCCGGAATAGAGTTATTTGGCAGTAAAATCAAAGCGTTGTTGGACAGAGCTGCAGCAAGAGATTTGTATGATGTTAGCAATATGATTAAATATGGTTTGTTTGATAATGGAGAGACAGACTTGTTAAGAAAATGTACTCTATTTTATATGGCAGTGGGGAATGACGAAGTTCCAGAAATGATAGACATAGATAAGATTGATGATATTACTTTTCGTAAAATACATACAGATTTGCTTCCTGTGAAGCGTTTAAATGAAGAATTTAATCTTATTAATGTTAAAAAAATTGTAAAAGAATATCTAACAGATTTAATGCAACTGACTGCAACTGAAAAAGAATTTTTGAAGGAATTTAGGCAAAAACACTATAGACCGGAACTATTGTTTGAGGATAAAGAAATAGTGAGGAGATTGGAAAATCATCCAATGGCCTTATGGAAAATGCAGCAATAGTTTATGTGATAGTTGTTAAAAACATATTTTGGATTTAGAAAAATGGGATGAATATTTAGATTTGCTTTGTGGTGAAAGGACTTATCAGAAAGAAGCAATAAAAGCAGCAATAATTTATTTGGCATCTGGTGAGTATTCATCAATTAACCAATTAGCTAAAGAAAACTATAGGAATAATATCGACTTACAAGATAAGTATAAATCAGAAAAAGAACTTTTGAAAAGTTTGCAGCTACCAGGTAAACTTTCAGGAGTTATAGATTTAGCTA includes the following:
- a CDS encoding nucleotidyl transferase AbiEii/AbiGii toxin family protein — translated: MQLTRKELNKIAREQGFVRDTLEKVYRLQDILVFMNSHPLMKERLALKGGTAINLTVFNLPRLSVDIDLDYSVDIDREGMLEERKIIAQDLEKYMFSQRYEQSPKSKSRHSLESYIYVYTNTAGVRDNIKIEINYSMRTHVLPLVQREVVTNGILEKNRILAVAGIELFGSKIKALLDRAAARDLYDVSNMIKYGLFDNGETDLLRKCTLFYMAVGNDEVPEMIDIDKIDDITFRKIHTDLLPVKRLNEEFNLINVKKIVKEYLTDLMQLTATEKEFLKEFRQKHYRPELLFEDKEIVRRLENHPMALWKMQQ
- a CDS encoding type IV toxin-antitoxin system AbiEi family antitoxin domain-containing protein, translated to MKYYEQLMEQRVFDYKDLSEIISENQNTISSLLRDYIRKHYIEQIRKGLYVVVSMETGAPAANRFEIGSHILEGGYISHHSAFEYFGLTNQMMFTVQVSGKGRFRPFSFDGYEYQSFRERIKEGVLQKENGIRVTDVERTVLDSINDLEKVGGLAELCQCLQMIPFLDEEKLLWYMEQYGKQFLYQKAGFLLEHLKTDLKLSDCFFNKCREYMGKSKRYFSDTMDRKVLRYSPSWQLYVPKDFMRMAELEE
- a CDS encoding S1C family serine protease; protein product: MDDEKKEDLRHGDEKQEQDSITDNYEFLKETIKERPIDKKKLARHAGFLAAGGVLFGLAAALTFAYVEPKIEKNMQRKEVPYVNIPGDEEPGTQEETSSEDNGQAEQQTGDNTGEDSQAAQAESREMTLDDYENMYTEILKQAEEPKKAMVTVIGSKKDEDWFQTPYENQISGLIVADNGQEMFILTEYRIVENVDRIQVVFCDGSMVDARFQKADKNTGFTILKVPVSDIPAETKERIITAPLGNSYGLNQGEPVIAIGSPMGYSDSIAYGVVTSTANSVSKVDAEYGILTTDIVGSGDGSGILVNLKGEVVGVIAQSFAKADTKNIITGLSISQTKDLIENLSNNKDIIYMGVTGQTITTEISEKKGIPKGVFVEGVEVDSPAMQADIRNADVIVEVNKEKVETVKGYQQQLKSCKAGSVIEVKAMRQGTEGYVEVTFEVTLGAL
- the rlmD gene encoding 23S rRNA (uracil(1939)-C(5))-methyltransferase RlmD, with translation MEFKKNDIVTVKIEDMSHDGSGIGKADGYTLFIKDAVIGDEVEAKIMKTKKNYGFARLMNVLVPSPDRTEPKCPKARACGGCQLQFLSYEKQLEFKKNKVDGNLRHIGGFQDFAIEKVMGMDEPWRYRNKAQFPFGKDKDGKIVTGFYAGRTHAIIPNRNCYLGVKENEEILNRIIAYMEENHVEPYNEETGKGLVRHALIRYGFTTKEIMVCLIINGERLPKKERLVEKLTQVQGMTSITANVNKKRSNVILGDKIIPLWGQKYITDYIGNVKYQISPLSFYQVNPVQTVKLYETALEYAGLTGKETVWDLYCGIGTISLFLAQRAKQVNGVEIVPAAIEDAKKNAELNGIENAAFYVGKAEEVLPKKYKEEGIYADVIVVDPPRKGCDEELLSTMLDMKPERIVYVSCDSSTLARDLKILCGEGYALERVAVCDMFPAGVHVETAVLLVRKP
- a CDS encoding phage head closure protein, which codes for MIKTLVPVAVVWAYFRQLSGQEVVTGISTKTNENVLFQISYRTDIKTTQVIRYKGILYDITRVDVFEGYKEDLTLYGKAQP
- a CDS encoding GNAT family N-acetyltransferase, which gives rise to MIRYVTKNDEGQILSMMELVKDDFAGYKEKEFLEAVYNAISNDEAIMEEKDGRIAGLLMCSKKEKELSFLAVHPEYRKNSIAKRLIEKMTEWFAVGDIISVVTFREGDPKGIPARACYHSCGFVDDEKLTVFDYPCQKMILKICH
- a CDS encoding recombinase family protein — its product is MSTKRFLGYDADENGKLVVNKQQAKIVKRIFMEFLWGKTTDYIKRILGREGVINWDGGTKWQSTTIGSMLENEKYKGDTLLQKSYTVDFLTKKRVQNEGEIQQYYIEDDHEAIIDPWIWECVQLEMKRRERYLEEHNITRFSQNTEANPLSSKIICGECNRAFARKGWRTPSGDRKVWQCSERYKVKGVLGCGNRHIYEETLIEIYLIAWNRLLECRDMLVSDWKEKICWQDFGRWILWRLLRIHSR
- a CDS encoding GNAT family N-acetyltransferase; the encoded protein is MKIRFAEKSDIEILSTYDKHIRITELESSVSLGRVIVAEDNETLIGWLRWNLFWDNTPFMNMLFILDQHRSCGYGRKMVAYWENK
- a CDS encoding DUF3795 domain-containing protein, with the translated sequence MKDFIRDNLCFSLCGLNCGLCPMKLDVHCPGCGGGEGNQSCKIARCSIQHGKIEYCSQCHEFPCDKYGRADEYDIFITHRNWKQDFEKMKVMGIEAYNSDQLQKLEIWKLLLEGYNDGRRKSFFCLAVNLLDLEDLKTVVGHLVEEKQLESFTLKEKSAFAVKQLQSIAEQRGVVLKWNKKPSKTKK
- a CDS encoding HTH domain-containing protein, giving the protein MTFGFIDFAKEVLEASDRPLSLEEMWAAGCKRGLDGKLGSSGKTPVRTVKGDYLL
- a CDS encoding helix-turn-helix domain-containing protein — its product is MIAFYKLWDKMNRMGIRKKDLKDKKIISAATINKMNNNEIVTTETLDKLCEYLKCQPDEILEYIPNTPAEETSPNEE
- a CDS encoding UPF0158 family protein; amino-acid sequence: MKVKLGVILDAIEMADDNYTYFLDLETGESVFLADELITGLDNEGLEDEIEENPERYLRLPTKFEIHEYHIMEEFIWTLKGEKADKLECAIRGRGAFRRFKDMVDRMGISQQWYDFQAEYYRKLATQWCREQGLEYEEESL
- a CDS encoding 3'-5' exoribonuclease YhaM family protein; amino-acid sequence: MRFINELHEGEKLAGIYLCKHKQPAVTKNGKPYENVILQDKTGTIDAKIWDPNSLGIDDFGTLDYVDVVGDVTSFQGALQVSIKRARKASEGEYEPGNYLPVSDKSVEAMYGELLNFVSKVKNIYLSRLLHSFFAEDEAFIKLFKGNSAAKTVHHGFIGGLLEHTLSVVKLCSYYCSTYPILKEDLLIAAAMLHDIGKTKELSPFPMNDYTDDGQLLGHIMMGAEMIHDKAREIPGFPEKLESELKHCILAHHGELEYGSPKKPALAEAMALNLADNTDAKMETLTEIFRAAGDSKEWLGYNRLFESNLRKTGCEE